A stretch of DNA from Rhodothermales bacterium:
CTGCAGAGGCGTCGGAGAGGGCGGCCTGCACCAGTTCGTCCTGCTGCCTGGGAAGCGCGTCGTCAACCAGCCCGCCTCCCATCTGCCGGAGCAGGAGGGTGCCCGCAAGCAGCAACGCCAGGGCCACGAGCAGCCAGTTCCAGGACCGCGTACTCATGAATCCGGGGCGTCGAGCACGACGATCTCGCGAACCACCCAGCTGCCGTCGCGCAGCGCACGCAGTCGCAGATAGACCCTGAGTGGCGAGCGACCGCCCAGCCGGTAGTAATCGCCGGCGGCAAACCAGCCGGTCTCCGTGGACACCGACTCCCCGATCTCCAGACGCTGCGGCGGATGCTGCCGAAAGAAATCCGACAGCACGTAGGCCGCCTGGGCACGACTGAACAGCCGGGCCGCCCCGAACAGGCCTACCTCGATACGCCCCTCACCCAGCGCCAGAAGCGACTCAACATCCGCTGCGTCCACGGATGAGCGTACCTGCTCCACCAGAGAATCCGGCACCTGGCCGGAGGCCGTTGGCGCCATCGCCCAAACAAGAAGGCCCAAAAACAGCATGCGCAGCATGAGGCTGGCGGCGGCAAGAACCGATCCATCGGCCGTCAGGCATCGTGGATCACGGCGGCCGTGCTGCATTGTGGACATGAAGGCGTCAGAAGGAGACAATGGTGACGCCCGCCCCTCCCTGGTCGATGGGCGCCTCGTCAAACGTAACGTCCCGACGTGCTTCAAGGTAGTCGTGAATCGAGGCGCGCAGCGCGCCCGTGCCCTTGCCATGCAGAATCTCCGCCCGCTCCAGTCCGGCAGACAGGCCCTCGTCCACAAATCGCTCCACTTCAGCCACAGCCTCGAGTGCTCGCTTTCCACGAACGTCAATGCGCAGCCGTGCTGCCGACGGTTCGAGCCTGGCTTTGACGAGCACCTTCTGTGCTGCCTTCCCGCCGACCTTCACAAGACGGGCGAGCTTTACGCGGCTGTGGGCCGGACCAATTGCCACCACGGCCTCGGAATCCTTGATCTCAAGTACTTCCCCGACCGGACCGTCCCTTCCCACGCGCACCTGATCTCCAAGACCGATGGGCCCCTGCCTCGCAGGTGCCTTCTCGCGCTTCCTGGACTGCTTGCGACGTGAGCTCTTGCGCTGCGCCTTGCCCACCTTCTCCCGCGTGGCGTCCAGACGCTGACGGGCCTTTCGCACGGTCTCGGGATTGGCCTGGGACTCACGGATCTCCCGGATGGCACGCTCGACCTCCGCATTGACGCCGCCTAGAAGGTCCTCGGCCTCCCCGAGCGCCTTCTCCCTGATATCGTCGCGCGCACCGGTCAGTGCCTCCAGCCGATCCTCGAGGGTCCTGCGCCGATCGGCGGCCTTGCGGGCCTCAATGACTTGCCGGTCCACCTGCTCCTGGAGCTGCCGATTCCGTTCTTCCAGGTCGGCGAGCAACCGCTCGAAGGAAACATGGTCGCTGCCCAGCAGCTCCCGGCTGCGCCCGACAAGCGTCGCCGGCAGCCCCATGCGATCCGCAATCTCGAAGGCATACGAGGCCCCAGGCAGGCCGGGCTCGAACTCATAGGTCGGGCGCAGTGATGCCTCGTCAAAGCGCATCATGGCGTTCACAGCACCCTCGGTCTCATGGGCAAAGCGCTTGAGTGCGGCATGATGCGTGGTCACCACTACCCGCGCGCCGACGTCATGCAGAAGTTCGAGCGTCGCCTGGGCCAGCGCCGAGCCCTCCTGGGGATCCGTGCCCGTCCCGGCCTCATCGATGAGCACCAGCGTGCGCGCGTCCGCCTGTTCGACCATCACCCGGGTGCGCGCCAGTCGGGACGAGAACGTGGACAGGTCATCCTCTACCGACTGCTCGTCCCCGATATCGGCAAGCAGGCGATCAAATCGGTCCAGGCGGGAGCCCGCTTCGACGGGTATCGGGACTCCGCAGGACAGCATCAACGCAAACAGGCCCACCGTCTTCATGGCAACAGACTTGCCGCCTGCGTTGGGGCCCGAGATGACCAGCATGGAGGCACCCGAATGCAGATCCAGGCTCAAGGGCACCACATCGCGGGCGTCGTCCCTGGCCAGGAGCATCAATTCGGCATTGCGCGCCGTCACCAGTCGAATGACCCCATCGTCCGCACGCTCCGGAACGCGGGCATCCAGGGCGTGCGCCAGCAGAGCCTTGGCTCTTCGCGCGTCATAGTGCGCCAGCAGCTCCACATTCCGGGCGATGTCGTCTGAGTGAGCCCGAACCATGTCAGATACCAGTGTCAGGAGACGGACCACCTCCCTGCGCTCGGCGGCCTCCAGTTCGCGCACCTCGTTGTTGAGTTCGACGGACTCGGCCGGTTCTACGAAGGCCGTCTGGCCCGTGGCGGATACGTCGTGAACGATGCCGCCAAGTTGACGCTTCGCCTCCGCGCGCACCGGAATCACCATGCGGCCGCCACGCAATGTGGGTTGATCCTCGGTGGCCCACCCTTCGCCCGTCGCCTTGCGGAGCGCATCCATCAGCGAGCGCCGCACATGGGACTGTGCCGTGCGCATGCGGCGTCGGATGTCACGCAACTCCCTGGAGGCGGAGTCCTTGACGGACCCGTCCGCCTCGATGAGGTCCTCGATGGCGGTCCGCAGGTCGTCCAGCGGCGCGAACCGCGCTCCTTCTGATCGCAGCGCGCGCGGGGCCGATTCCCTTACCAGGACGCGGGCCACATCCGTGGTCGCGACGCACACGCGACGGACCTCCAGCAGGCCGTCCGGATCGAGGAAGGCTCCGCGCGGGCGCACCGAGGCCAGCAGGTCGTCGACGGGATCGAACAAGGCTTCCGGCAACAGATCGCCGGCCTGGAGCAGGCCCTGAAGACCGGAAACCTGGTCCAGCTCAGCTGTGGCCACGTCGAACGGAAGGGGCTCAAGTCCTTCCAGTACCGAGCGGCCCACATCACTCGCAGCACGTTTCAGCAGGTGCTTGCGAATGACATCGAAGCCGAGGCGCTCACCGATATGCGATGGATACAGGTCCATCGCGCCCAAACGTTAGCCGATCGTGGAGTGATCCCCCACATTTGCCGAGCCGGAGAAGCCCCGGACCTCGGCGTTCTGGCCGACCAGGCTATCGTCCAGGCGGGCGTGTTCCACAACCGCATTGGCAAACAGGATGGAGTTCGTCACCACCGAATCCCGAACCACGGCACCGGCCTCCACGGACACGTTCGGCCCCACCACGGAGTTTTCGACACGGGCCCCCTCCGCGAGGAACACCGGCTCGATTACGGTGGAATTCAGCGCCTCGCCACCGCCCGGCTTCTCTTTCTCGTAGTCGAGCACGAACCGGGTGGTGTCCTTCAGAGCCGGGATGGTTCCGCAGTCCAGCCACTCGGTAACGTTGGCCGTGCGAAACAGGTCACCCTGCTTGAGCATCCAGTCAAAGGCGTCAGTCAGGTAGTACTCGCCGCCTTTGCCGTGAATCTTGTTCTCGAACAGGTAATCGATGCCCTGCTTCATGCGGGCCAGGTCCTTCACGTAGTAGATGCCGATGAGGGCCTCATTGGAAATGATCGTATCGGGCTTCTCCACGAACTCGACCACCCGATCTCCCTCCCGCACGGCCACGCCAAATCTGCGGGGGTCGTCGACATGCTTGACCCACGCCACGACATCGGCCTCGTCGAGACTCACTCCGGGCTCCATGTAGAACAGCGTGTCTGCGAACACGACGATCCCTTCTCCTTCAAGCGCGTCACCGGCCACTCCGACGGCATGCGCCGTGCCCAGCGGCGGATCCTGCACGGCGAACGAGGCAGTCATGCCGTGTCGTTCGCAGATTCCGGTGAGGGTGTCTCGGACCGCATCGCCAAAATCAGGGCCGAGAATGAACACTCCGGAGTCGAGCGGACGCGGCAACACGGCATTGAACGTATCGACAATGCGCTCCACCATGCTGGTGCCCCGAACGTTGAGCAGGGGCTTCGGCGTGACGTGGGAGTGAGGCCGCACGCGCGTACCGCGACCGGCCATGGGAATAATGAGCTTCATGCGTCAGAACTACTGCTGAGGCGGCAAAATAGATCGGGGCCTTGCGACACGTGGGAACTTTGGGTCAAACCTCCTATCGTGTCGGCCAACCCGATCGATTGTCCATGGACCCCCGCAAACGCTCCCAATTTCTACGGTCGATGAGCCCGACCGAAATCGACACCTGGCACGAGACCCGGATTCGGGACCTCTGGCGGGTCTTCCGGATCATGGGCGAGTTTGTGGACGGGTTTGAGAAGCTGTCGGAGGTCGGGCCGTGCGTATCCA
This window harbors:
- a CDS encoding DUF4783 domain-containing protein, translated to MSTMQHGRRDPRCLTADGSVLAAASLMLRMLFLGLLVWAMAPTASGQVPDSLVEQVRSSVDAADVESLLALGEGRIEVGLFGAARLFSRAQAAYVLSDFFRQHPPQRLEIGESVSTETGWFAAGDYYRLGGRSPLRVYLRLRALRDGSWVVREIVVLDAPDS
- a CDS encoding Smr/MutS family protein, producing MDLYPSHIGERLGFDVIRKHLLKRAASDVGRSVLEGLEPLPFDVATAELDQVSGLQGLLQAGDLLPEALFDPVDDLLASVRPRGAFLDPDGLLEVRRVCVATTDVARVLVRESAPRALRSEGARFAPLDDLRTAIEDLIEADGSVKDSASRELRDIRRRMRTAQSHVRRSLMDALRKATGEGWATEDQPTLRGGRMVIPVRAEAKRQLGGIVHDVSATGQTAFVEPAESVELNNEVRELEAAERREVVRLLTLVSDMVRAHSDDIARNVELLAHYDARRAKALLAHALDARVPERADDGVIRLVTARNAELMLLARDDARDVVPLSLDLHSGASMLVISGPNAGGKSVAMKTVGLFALMLSCGVPIPVEAGSRLDRFDRLLADIGDEQSVEDDLSTFSSRLARTRVMVEQADARTLVLIDEAGTGTDPQEGSALAQATLELLHDVGARVVVTTHHAALKRFAHETEGAVNAMMRFDEASLRPTYEFEPGLPGASYAFEIADRMGLPATLVGRSRELLGSDHVSFERLLADLEERNRQLQEQVDRQVIEARKAADRRRTLEDRLEALTGARDDIREKALGEAEDLLGGVNAEVERAIREIRESQANPETVRKARQRLDATREKVGKAQRKSSRRKQSRKREKAPARQGPIGLGDQVRVGRDGPVGEVLEIKDSEAVVAIGPAHSRVKLARLVKVGGKAAQKVLVKARLEPSAARLRIDVRGKRALEAVAEVERFVDEGLSAGLERAEILHGKGTGALRASIHDYLEARRDVTFDEAPIDQGGAGVTIVSF